The genomic stretch TTTTGGATTAAGCTGGTGACTCAGTAATATCTGAAaattatcagatggtgttccttgtTATGATGTGAGGATttcctaactaatgttagaacattgTGTGAAGTGGTgttctgttctggttagaagagagattgacacagagtgtggatgtgttcggcccagagggttgaacagagggggtgctcttgaagacatgaagatgcgtcttatgttttccattcatcaagtggtctgaGTTCTCTTTGAATCAAGAAGTATTTGAAGATCCAACTCTGGGGTGTTGGATAAGTTTCTGTGTGATCACCAAGTATCAAGAGGAGAGTTTGAagtccatgacagggggagttttATCCTTGTGCTGCAAGAAATCATCAAGCGggtggtctatgtgttctcagataacaaggcATGGCACCTTGTTAGCTATTGGGATGATGTGATGCATGTCAATGCTGAGTGAGCAcaagaatgtctgaccggatgtcatgacattacctGGGACAATAGGTTTCCTTCTGAAGGTCACAGTCATTAGGAAATATGGATGTGATGTGTCTAATTATGATATATCAGAATAAGCCTGAGTGCTACAGTTGTGTGttacagggggagtaaccatctactgatgtatgtgattttggctttagtggtgccagatgtcaagtctctactggtggtacgaaagtggtcttaggaaatgttgagaggaagaatacttgaagaatgcaggcaaaagccatgctgaatgttaagacatcacgTGCAACGTGACTGAATGCATATAgggaatagtctccatgcactgcaactgctgttttggaaaagaaatagtcaagagctataaaaggtattcaaagatagtctgagattttgttggtgattctaTGACTGTTTCTtagcaaatattaatgaatcttgaccaagcatttattcctaccgtaaattcctaagcacgggctggactatttaaaggatgtaatagccctcttcttctcacaagcGAAACACCCCATTCCCTCTaaatcatggggtatgttaaggtttgggcaaactgcgcttggatctggttttgtggggggttcctttacaaatgtttagctaaaaagggggagagaaatatgGTCCTcagaatgtaccagaagcaagcaaacTGTGGTAACAAACAGAAGTTGGCGTCAGGCACAAAAGCCACTAACTGGGAATATCActtgtgccttgtgatctgagtcaagaagacagttgtgtcttgtgatctgagttacattgtctatggACTCAGCAAtacatactcttcaggaagctctcccttttgaggggaagggttgtgatgcagcTGCACCTTGTTCCactacttcctcatgtacaccaactttggtgtttgtggtggtggagataatgacagagtcttatttgttttagctaaaatttgccaaagggggagattgttaataccttgggattggcattaattttgtaaaacaaataatgtaatcatctctgttgttttaatatgttgggttgaagaagttcaacatctggaccaacatgtcatgtacgatgtcacgacatcatgtctgtgacatcgcacatgtgtagaaaactaaattaattaattcagtatatattctgggattagtgaggatatttggtgaatatcctaactcccatgtggaggtcttaaagactcaatcagaatatatataggctcaaaataaggagatatatatggagagattttaggaattAAAGACCTTGTTTGTTGCAGAAATTTTCTGttgtatttgtaacagcaaagaacaagtttgctgcgatttctgaaggcccaaatccagttgggtgattaggttataaatagctcattgtaacctagtctttgtaagcctcatagaatgaaaatttaggggtgtttgtgcggtaaacctcccaacctgtgggaaggttaccatgtgtttctcagtgttcaaagctgagagtatttgtaactcaaagcctgtaggcaagagtgattatgttcttgaatgaagctgtgaagcaagttcaagttggtttaacattacattgtatttgtagtgataggaatggaaactggaggtttctatctaggagttcctaggtatagattgcattgggtagggattaaaTGAAGAGTtataaacgggggagtttaactctgaattaatactgctgatagtggatcttcttcctggcttggtagcccccagatgtaggtcatgttggactgaactgggttaacaatttcctgtgtttgttttccttctgcatatgttataatcctgtatgccataactaagcttgtatttcagtctgcctaccaagataataacagacctgatacatagccttctggttgaatgtcaatcagaatgtcttgacattcatcattgacagcatatactgaataataggcaggttggtttttaTGCTTCAGTTCAGTATATTTTTAAGTCTGGGCTTCAAGTGGaaaacagacctggccaaaggatcattgtgaaactgtcaaactggatgtctagacagttgttcatgtaggctgatactgaattagagactggttggtcttttacagtacaacaaatttagcacagtcagttgttcaagaacataacagaatcagcatgatgcatatgttctgactgtcaaactgaatgttgtgacattcattcctgacagcatttgctaaagtgtaggatgattagtttttctgtttcagtatttttctcaggctattctttaggaatccaacagctgagctaaaatccaggaaaccaacgACTACCCTACAATTTAcgaacctaacaaatagcctatttgttagcaatctaataagtggtaattagattaatgtattcaacctttatttcaaaaaatacaagtaaaaggcaagcacactggaataatgtaacaggTGATTAATATtaagacatcgtgctgataactgtgtaggaaaacaacagaagtgagaGCTATGATTGATCTCTGCTGAGGTTGTATATCTGATGCACAGGACTAGGGGTTCCTtcattctagggtgacatagaaggagatgtcgtgacaCCTGTGAAAGCGTGCTTTAGTACAAGGTTTAATGTGTTAACTGTCTTGCTATGTTAGTTAgaatgttggatcagatgtcatgacttggagtagaacatctgaattctgactacgccagaattttAGTGATCctcaactggttttttcttcgaaactcattaaTCTTTGATCCATTTGCTtggctattgtgttgtctgaagtcctcttcatagaggcaattgttttgaatgctcaattgttgaaatccatgaagttcagtatgaacaccatgattttctctctctgatttctctctctatgaggatctagaggagaaaccaatggtataggggtgatgtacatcaccccagctttccaatgatatgaggatcgtccCTTTTGGTTGAGATTTTATGACCTGCAGTTTCTGGACTTCGCCGGAGCTCGCaggagaagacggtggctctggccaccgtccctttgccagatggattgtggaccgtgtgatggcatctccagatctaatctccacgcttggatcttatgacttttttaaataccaCGTGTTTCTCATTGACTCAAGCCTACCgtgagcgcgcgcatgtggagcgtttAATCAGCCACGTCAActaatgaggcttgatcagacgctcctggttttttctctttttctaatttctgattttatttcttttatttcctttattttcaaaaattcataacttcttcattttaattccaaaaaatatgggaccaattgcattcttctccatttaaattctagtttctaaaaatgatttttaatattttttattttgtcatttgatattttttgtgtattttctcttttctggttatttttaattcatttcaaatagttttcaattttcaaaaaatacaaaaatattttcctaacctatttgaatgatgatggatctatgaaaaatattctcatcaattttctaattgatttgagatttatttgagattttagttcaattaggttatttttattcatttttaattaattaaaaatagtttctgacttttaaaaatgctgagtttttttgtcaaactttgtttgaccttgttgaacttaggataaatcacttggacctttcaaggttgatttgaagtgattttgaagtttgacctttctttattattttaatttaagtttattttaaatattaaaaaatgcaaaaaatatttagttcatttcttgacttccaatcttcatctcacttctgtttttgattatttgaccatgatcctcaatgtcattggtcaacacttgttgattggtacattttattccatttaatgcactttattctttccttttccattttccattattcatctccttcttcttcttttcttctttttgatcaatgagttgaaggttgataagttagcattgattagggaggtttaatcttccttgattcaaatctaattcatcttgatcaaatgatcaagtgaatggctttgcattaaggataggttgcttcctaaatcatgcaaaaggcttaaaccaatacaagatcaattcccattttctttttggcatggcaagttgttggaacttggttcactaatcaaaacttctaacttgtgttgtttgcctacattattattgaccgacctcagatagttgtgacttctacataagtccaattatgattgcttaacatagcgctaaatttgccttatggcacactaactactaacattaaccattaaccgttactttttgcactttacttttaggcaatttactattcttgtacatattattcatttgcttttccctttgctcatttgagcacatgtttatgttaatgcaatttgccttttgctcacttgagcacataattgtgtatatatcttttgtgcttgtgtttgtctgtttgttgtgaaccaaatgcaaagaattagacaaaatggacttagacattaggactttacccaagctaatggagtttgaagagcaactaggccacatgcctttagagtgcttaaaatgtcaaagagcaactaggcctcatgcctttagaatgcttaaagcttgaagatgaacattgaaaggaccatattctaaactccctcttgtccattctttgattgttaatagaaccttttgatgtgtgtgtttgtttgtgctagggattccaacattgagccaaattgaggaaccattgccatgagcttctaagagagagggatcttccaagagttcatttgattgttgattgcttgagtttatgcttatgtgattgcttattccaaaggatgggagctacttggatcatcaatatgatcttaAGAGAGGAACTCCATGTATGGTTTTGcttctttatccctcacctcttgtatgcttaggactttagcgtttcttcttcttccctccactctaacccaagccaaaacatttgtgcaaacatttaacacttgctttcaaaattagaaacctaagccttatgcttttgattttcaaacctttCTTTTCATAAgacttattttgaattgaacttctaagtcaactttgaccattttgtaaatgcttttcattggtaaatacaacccattcaaatgtctttttgtggtttcaatggccaccttcttaatcaaatttttcataacctttagctattaggtttgagttatccttgaggtagatgtaatgctcacctatatccttagtgatgaacaatgagtcttccatgcttattatagggttaacccctcattagcatgttgaagctatcctcacatggtggatttgtggttttaggttgagttttctcccttggataacaaaagaccttaaggcttttggaccaatcaattcaccaactcattttgagatttttaccccgaactacgaggttttgatcctaatctttttaaagatggtacataggcaatgggtttatccatccaaacacaaaaatgtaaataacttgtacattctcttctcatcacttcaatcatgtttgcacaaataaattttcacaaaataccaaccttacaaccaatgtgaaaagggctccctaggagtacctaggatgctttgggtgcctaacaccttcccattgcataaccaacccccttacccagatctctgacatttttactagtttttgattcgataaaacttttaggtttttgttcactttctaaccattcctttggataaatagaagtgcggtggcgactcgacttgtatgatttaccttagatttagtcaatatccctaatggtaacgaataccccgctacagcaCTGCGTACTATGTAATGAACCTAGTCGTAATAATACTAATTCTAAAGAAAAAGCTCTATAAGTTGTACAAAGGAAGGAAGTCTAATATCTCTCACTTACATATCTTCAAATGCAAATGTTTAATCCTTAACAATAGGAACAATATCCTCGGGAAATTTGTCGATGAAGTTGATGAAAGCATATTCCTAGGATATTTCACTTCTAGTAAGGCTTTTAGAGTTTTTAATAAAATAATCCTAGTAATAGAAGAACCAATTCATGTTAACTTTGATGATTCTAATGCCTCTTATATAGATGTAGATGTTGTTGAATTTGCATGTATTCTTAATAAAAAAATTGTGGAAGATGATTATCAAAATAAAGATAAAGATCAAGGTGGAGAAAAGAGTCAAACTTAAAATGAAGAGACACAAGTCGAAGAAGTCATCACTGAGAGTCAAACTCTAGCTAAAGAATGTCTTCAGGATTTAAAAATATCTCATATGAAATTCAGGAGGAAGTATTTATCAAACCAGCCTTCCCCGACCATGTCTTCAAGCTTAAAAAATCTTTATACGGTATGAAACAATCTCTTAGAGCATTGTATGATCATCTAAGCAAATTTTTACTTGGAAAAAATATTCAGAGAGGACAAGTTGCTAAGAATATTTTTATCAAAAAGTCCAAGCATGACATTTTACTTTTTCAAATTTATCTGAACATTATTATATTCGGTGCTACTAATGAGTCATTATGAAAGGATTTATCTGGTATGATGGAGAAATAATTTGAGATGTCCATGATGGGGGAGTTGTAACACCATAAACCCCGCACATAATTTATCGcataatttaaatattaaatataaccacgtagggtgtcacacattcataaaACACAAGACTTGCTCTATAACACAGGTTTCAACAGTAAATTTTAATACACATATTTGTAATAAagatgtttacacgacatccaacttATTTGAATCATACCTGGGATATTTACACGACATCCATATCATCTCATCGGTATCACATATTTACATTATAAGACCTTCATAACTTGTCATCATAcgctcacttccattttaaagtatcatcatagcggaattattatcaataattatggaagataaagtaAGTAATGACATTTAGCCTCAAACTTCAATTctaataacaaaataagagagttgtaatcaatcaactcaacatcttaataattctcaacaacaaaattagtcttatgacaTCAACATGATCGGACATAAGGAATAAAACAAGTGTTTAACCCAACCCAATGTTACATGTtcagagcaaggtaccactagtaaaagcaacaaaataaagaagtaaCTCCAAGAGCTATCTTCTACCTACTTCAACAATGTTAATCCCGAGTATTTGCACGATGCACATGTAAAGACGACATTCAAATGGAATGTGTGAGAATACACTTCAATAATTAGCGGTGAAAAACAATCGGAAGTAGATTTACTAACAACATCACACACTAGTTGAAACAAAATTAACAGGTCAAGTATTCTCATCCACACGTCATAATACCAAAAATAATCACCAAATGCAACACAAATGCAAATGTACTCAACAACTGAGTcaacatgcatgtggtaccaaattCTGAAAACTCAGGTCCATttcactccatgatccccaccataggatcgattTCCTCTTGGAACTGGAGCACACAAAATCGCTACAATCATCATAGGTAACACTTCATTAATTCCCCCATAataagaattagctactcgcacccgatccatcaccataggaTCGAGGCTCGGCATAAAGAACTGAAGTTCAAACAACATGATGTATGATAAACAACAATGCATGcaacaaaacacacacacacacacacacacacacacgcacactTATTGGCCCATCTGCTTACCGTGCATGTTGTAACACCTtgaattcaattaattaattaatttcaattatttatatttttatttgattaattgatGTTTTAAATTAATCCTGGGGGTAAGTATCCTTGAAATAGAAGTATGGACGGAGTAGGAGTTTTCTATAGTTGTtgataattaattagaattttaattaatgattgaaataaatagtgttttattcgaattaattaaataaataataaaataacaagaATAGGAGcaacttaattaaataataaaatttagttattttacttatttaatggggataatgaaaatttttaataattagcctatagatattttatttaattggtttgaataaagaatttaattgatatacaccgacagtgtaaagattttttatactgtcagttaatcacaaccactgatatatttgaaaattttgattttgattttaaatatttaaaaagtaatacaaacggatgattgtgatgcattaacagtgtaaaactttttacactgacagtgcataacaattaatctcttGAATAAAATAGAAGAGTAGAAATAGTAGGGAGAAAAAGGAgaatattattaatattattttattaaaaaaattagaATCAAGAGGGGCATGATGGTAAATAAGAGGATAAGTGAGGGCAATGGTGGATGTTTATAATTGAGGGAGATTAGGTTAATGGTAAAAAGATTAGTAACATAATTTTGTGGGGAGAATAGGCAAGAGATAGGACTAAAGGAAAACTTAATTGTTAGAGCTTGAACTTTGTATCTTGTTGGAAAATTTAAGGTAATGGGAGAGAAAGGGATGCCAATTAGATGTATTGCATGATGGGGTAGACAAGAGAGATCCTTACTCTCGTTAGGGTTGTATGATGTTGTTTTGATAAATTGTTGTTGCGATAGAAATCTGAAAAAATAATGTGAAGTAATGAATCCATTAATGGTGTCTTATTATCTCTTAAATCAAAGCTTGAAATAACTTTTAATGAGCTAAATAATTTTATTTCACATTAATGTTTTCTAAAGTAGTCGGAAATATGAAGTTGAGACATTTGAACATGCCAAGATTATTAATGGCGTACAAACATTTGATAGCTAAATAAGACTTTCACGTGAGCAAAATCCTTAGTTATTTGGAAATACAATATGTCTATGTTGTTTAATTGCTAATACATAGTTACTTCAAAAATAATAGGGGCTACTGAATCCCATAGATTAATAAGATTATATTATTTGGATAATTTCTAAAAATAATGCAATGCGGAGGATGCGATTCGGTTTAATCCTGAGTGTGTATGTTTTATACATGATATTATcagtttcataatttttgaaattcTGTATAATGACACTTCACACATCATTTTACAACCATTTATTTCTAGAACAAATAATATAACATTATATATACTCTAGATAATTACACTACTTTATCATGTAACCTTATTCACAACCGCACGCACATGTCGTATAATTTCAACGTCGCATCATAATTACATAATGGTAACATGTGTTATCATACTTGATTAGGTATTAGGTGAATATGAGATTATATATGTTTGATGATCACATGAATTACCATGCTGTAATATATAATTAATTAGTTGATAATGTTGGATAATAATTTTGGTTATAATTTTGGCGATAATTTTGGGTGATAATTTTGGCGATAATTTGGATGATAATTGGTGACCTTGCATGTTATTGAAATTCATACATTATGGTATATGGATTTCAGTTCAATTTTGGTGAGCCTGaatcctatggtggggatcaagtgcgagtagctaattctgTTGAGGAATTATTGAACCGTTGCCTATGGTGATGGTAGGgattttggtgtgctccggtTCCAAGAGAAAATCAATCCTATGATAGGGATCATGGAGTGAAGTGGACCTGAGTGTTCATAATTTAGTACCACATACATGTTGAGTTAGTTGTCGACTACATTTGCATTGTGTTGCATTGGGTGATTATTTTTGGTGTTATGACATGTGGATGAGAATACTTGATATGTTGATGATTGTTGTAATTAGTGTGTGATGTTGTTAGTTAATCTTTGTTTTCCATTGGTAATTATTGaaatgtattctcacccctttctgtttgaatgttgcaTTTACGTGGGCATCATGCAGATACGCTGAAGTAGCTTTAACTGAAGTAAGTGGAAGGATAGCTCTTGAAGTGACTTCCGTAGTTTATCGCTTTTATTTAGTGGTtccttgctctgatcatgtaacatcgggttgggaTAAAAGCTTGGTTTGATTTTTGTATCATTGTTGTCGATGTTACAAACTTTTTGTGATGTGGACAATTTAAGTTGTTTTGAGTTGATTGACATACTCTTTTGATTATTCTATTAAGTTGAAATTCATGAGACTTAATTTCTTGAGTTACAATACTATTGTTGTATGTTTATTAGTGATTCTGCTGCGATGATACCATAAATTATCGGGTGAGCATGAGAGGGAGGGTACTAAATGCCTTACTATACAAGTACTTAAGCCAAATCAGATGTGTTGGATGTCATGTAACATCCCAAGTACAAATCAGATGTGTTGGATGTCGTGTAACATTCCAAGTATAAATATTTGcatttgaatttatttttatgGTAACACGTGTTACAGAGTAGGTTATGTGTTTTTATGTGTGTGACACCCGTGTGgttatattttttaattaaaatatcaGATTATTGTTTTGGGGTATAGAAGGATATTTCATTtgtggtatcagagcaggtcgtCCGTCCGGCCAGGTTTTTATATGATATAAATTCCCTATTAGTCAATGAGTGTATGTACACTGTCAGTGAAGTGTTTCTTCTAATGTTGTTTGATGGTGTGCAGAATGGCTGGGAGAAATGATCATGCCATTGCTGAAGCTTTGGAATCGCTTCCTCAGGCGATGGCTCAAAATGCATAGAACAATCAGAATAGGGGAGGAAGAGGAGCTTCTAATGAGTTTCACGCTTTGGGAAAATATCAGAGGAATAATCTATCAACTTTCAAGGGTAGCCATGATCCAGAGGGTGCACATGCATGAATCAAAGTAACTCAGAAGATCTTCCGAGTGAAGACCTGTACCGAGGCTCAGAAGGTACAATTTGGTACTCATATGCTGTCAGAGAAAGCTAAGGCTTGGTGGGGTAATGCGTGTCAGAGATTGGAAGCTATTGGTGCGAGATAACTGGGGTTATGTTCTGAAAAGAATTCTTGGAGAAGTATTTCCCCGAGGACGTTGGTGCcaagaaagagatagagttccTTAAGATGAAGGAAGGGAACATGATTGTGGTAGAGTATGCTGCGAAGTTTGAGGCGCTGGTGAAGTTTTATCCCCATTACATCTGTGTTGATGCTGAGACTTCTAAATGTCTCAAGTTTGAGAAAGGGATGAGATCAAAGATCAAATAAGGTATTAGATACCAACAAGTTTGCCAGTATGTTGAACTGGTGAATAAGAGTAGAATCTACAATAAGGATAACATATCCCGATCTGCTCACTATAAGAGTCTTAATGAGAAGAAAGGGAAGGGAAAATTTCGAGGGAAACCTTATGTAACTCCAACTGAAAAAGGGAAGCATAAGGCTTTAGATGGGAAGAAGACAAGTGGGAGAGGGGCTCCTGCTTCCTTCAAGTGCTTCAAGTGTGGCGAGTTGGGCCACCATGCTAATAAATGTAATAATAAGGTTCTGAGATGTTATAATTATGGAAAAATGGGTCATCATGTTGCAGAGTGCAAGAATGATGGTCCGACTTGGTACAATTATGGTGAACAGGGTCATATAAGTATTCAATGTCAGAAGCCAAACAAGACGACCGCTACTAATGGTAGAGTGTTTACTTTGAGTGGTTCAGATGTTCCTAAGAGAAATAACTTGATCAGAGGTACTTGTTTCATTAACAATCTTGAGTTAATTTCTATTATTGAtactggtgctactcattcgtttatttcaCTTGATTGTGCTACGAGGTTGGATTTAAAATTATCTTCTATGGTTGGGAGTTTGGTTATCGATACCTCGACTAATGGTTCTATGACTACTGTGTTAGTctgtttgagttgtcctttgacCATTTATGGTAAGAATTTTGCGATGGACTTGGCTTGTCTACCATTGCATCAAATCACTATTATTCTTGGAATAATCTGGTTGGAGTTGTACTATTTTCATATCAACTGCTACAGTAAAACCGTGAGGTTCCCAGAGTTTGGTGATTATGGAGAGCTGATGTTTTTATCTCGGATGTTTGCAATGTTTGCATCATTGCAAGTCGACAATAAGTCTGCAAGTGTTGATCTTCCTGTTATGTGCAATTTTCCAGATGTATTTCCAAATGATATCAGTGACTTCCCACTAGAGCGTGAGATTGAGTTTTCCATTGATGTGGTACCTGGTACTAATCATGTGTCGATGGCTTCGTATAGGATGCCGACTTAAGAGTTGGGTGAATTGAAGAAATAGTTGGAAGAgttgcttgagaagaagtttgttcgACCAAGTGTTTCTCTGTGGGGTGCGCCAATGTTGCTAGTTAAGAAAAAGGATAACAATATGAGGTTGTGTGTTGACTACAAACAATTGAATAAAGTTACTATCAAAAACAAGTATCCTCTCCCGATAATTGATGATCTGATGAATCAATTGGTGTATACTTGTatgttcagcaaaatagatttaAGGTTAGGTTATCACCAGATTTGTGTGAAACCAGACGATATTCTGAAGACTGCAttcaggacaaggtatggtcattatgagtATACAGTAATGCCGTTTGGAGTGTCTAATGCGCCAAATGtgttcatggagtatatgaataggattttccatccttGTCTGGATCAATTTGTGGCCGTATTCATCGATGACATCTTGATATATTCTAAGTTCGAGGAAGAATATGCAGAGCATCTAAAAGTTATATTGCAGGTCTTGAGAGACAAGAAGCCTTATGCCAAGTTttccaagtgtgaattttggttaaaAGAAGTGAGTTTCCTCGGCCATGTGATTTCTAGTGGAGGAATTGATGTTGATCTGTCAAAAGTTGATGTTGCATTATAGTGGGATACTCCTAAGTATGCTATCGAGATTCGTAGTTTCCTTGGCTTAACTAGTTATTATCGAAGATTTATAGAAGGCTTTTGGAAGTTAGCACTACCTTTTACCCAGTTGTATCAAAAGGGTCAAGCTTATGTGTGGGATATTGCATGTGAAAAGAGTTTTGTAGAACTCAAGAAGAAATTGACGAGTGATCTAGTATTGATCTTGCCTAATCCGAGTGAGTCTTTTGTAGTATATTATGATGCGTCAAAGATGAGTCTTGGTGGTGTACTGGTGTAGAATGGTCTGGTCGTTGCTTATGCTTCAATACAATTGAAggttcatgaaaggaattatCCTACACATGACTTAGAGTTGGCTGTTCTGGTATTTGTTTTGCAGATTTGGAGGCATTATCTTTTTTGATCTAGGTTCGAAGTGTTCAACGATCACTAGAGCCTGAAGTATCTATTagatcagaaagagttgaatatgaggcagaTGAGATGGCTTGAAATTTTGAAGGATTGTGA from Lathyrus oleraceus cultivar Zhongwan6 chromosome 7, CAAS_Psat_ZW6_1.0, whole genome shotgun sequence encodes the following:
- the LOC127103987 gene encoding uncharacterized protein LOC127103987, with the protein product MKEGNMIVVEYAAKFEALVKFYPHYICVDAETSKCLKIYNKDNISRSAHYKSLNEKKGKGKFRGKPYVTPTEKGKHKALDGKKTSGRGAPASFKCFKCGELGHHANKCNNKVLRCYNYGKMGHHVAECKNDGPTWYNYGEQGHISIQCQKPNKTTATNGRVFTLSGSDVPKRNNLIRGTCFINNLELISIIDTGATHSFISLDCATRLDLKLSSMVGSLVIDTSTNGSMTTVLVCLSCPLTIYGKNFAMDLACLPLHQITIILGIIWLELYYFHINCYSKTVRFPEFGDYGELMFLSRMFAMFASLQVDNKSASVDLPVMCNFPDVFPNDISDFPLEREIEFSIDVVPGTNHVSMASYRMPT